One genomic region from Camelus bactrianus isolate YW-2024 breed Bactrian camel chromosome 3, ASM4877302v1, whole genome shotgun sequence encodes:
- the LOC141575297 gene encoding serine/arginine-rich splicing factor 2-like: MSYGRPPPDAEGMTSLKVDNLAYRTSPDTLRRVFQRHGCVSDVYVPRERHTKESRGFAFVRLHDRHDAEDAMDAMDGAVLDGRDLRAQMARYAPPPPPDKRLSRRGRPPRRHAGGGHARRSRSRSRSWSWSRSRYSRSKSRSGTGSRWRSPSKFRSARWCKSKSKSSSVSRSRSRSRSRSGSRSPPPVSRRESKSRSPSKSRPKSPEEEGLVSS, encoded by the coding sequence ATGAGTTACGGTCGCCCGCCTCCCGACGCGGAGGGCATGACCTCCCTCAAGGTGGACAACCTGGCCTACCGCACCTCGCCCGACACCCTGAGGCGCGTGTTCCAGAGGCACGGGTGCGTCAGTGACGTGTACGTCCCGCGGGAACGCCACACCAAGGAGTCCCGGGGCTTCGCCTTCGTCCGCCTCCACGACAGACACGACGCCGAGGACGCCATGGACGCCATGGACGGGGCCGTGCTGGACGGCCGCGATCTCCGAGCGCAGATGGCGCGctacgcccccccccccccccccgacaagCGCCTCAGCCGCCGCGGACGCCCGCCCCGCCGGCACGCGGGCGGTGGCCACGCACGTCGGAGCCGCAGCCGGTCCCGGTCCTGGTCCTGGAGTCGATCCCGCTACAGCCGCTCCAAGTCCCGCTCTGGCACTGGCTCAAGATGGCGATCACCCTCCAAGTTCAGATCCGCGCGATGGTGCAAGTCCAAGTCCAAGTCCTCCTCAGTCTCCAGATCTCGCTCGCGGTCCAGGTCCAGGTCTGGGTCCAGGAGTCCTCCACCCGTGTCCAGGAGGGAATCCAAGTCCAGGTCGCCATCCAAGAGTCGCCCCAAGTCTCCTGAAGAGGAAGGATTGGTGTCCTCTTAA